actatgtatattgtatatatttgtaaaataatttcattttatatttttatacactaaTTAATAGCttgatgattattataaaataattcctgtaaatatttcaatttttttaaatttttattttgatgtgtGGAACGGCAACATTGTACTTATttctatgctcaatcgtgttatATTTTGGATTTCTATTGTTTAATTGTATCTATGCTCAATTGGGTAATGAAAAAGGTAAACTGTGCTCAATCGGGTTCCAGCCGAgcaaggaagctagtggttttacaatggtgtttattttgttttatttttttatcttgtatacacaatttctaccagaagtgttttaatttcaacatatagtaccttatcttttaacaaattggatctagatggtactttagaggggtcattttctcaatagttagaGAAACATcgacttacatatttttttttaaattcaaataatcgtCAAAACTTTTCGtccaaaaatttcaaaatacctacgtataatgtatatctaaacttcaaattatttaacaaaatgtattaccatattatataccctCCCACTGGCAACGCcactgataatatataatatatacctacttaatatgcCATTgtttatatatcataaaataacaataacatataaaatatggaAATGAAAGCCTTttgcaatttttgttttattattatttaagtacctaagtgATTTACAAACATTCAGCGGATTCGATAGACAGTCGTCGGAATCGACATTTAAAAAAGTTCGTCGGAGTCGATAGCCGGCGGAATCAACACGTAAAAAAGATGAGTGGAGTTGATACACGGCGCGATCGATAGACTTCTAACAGGTCGAAAAGGTAATTTCGGTGATATTTTTTTACGCCCTTGGGCATTCACCACCGAGCAGCCGACAGCTGCTATACGTGTGCACGTGTAAGGGTGGCTAttgtcacattattattattattactattattattatgtaacgacCGTGTAACGTAATATTGGGGTAAATAATCGTGTCGGCGTCGATCGTCACAAAAGGGTCtctttattgttgttatttttattgttatattttttttttgtaagtcgATAtaatcgtcatattattatgatatcaaaGACATAATTATACGCAACattaaacctataataatatatattattatatgatttataggAGTTATGGGTAACTATTAGCGATGTGCtgaattgatacatttttatttgcgCAGCAGGTTAGACCCACCGCATCTACCCGAATATTATAGACGtctgttttattgaaaataccgGACAAATTAACATTTGGCGGTGACATTCAATGACAGTAAACGATGCTGAATAACTCCGAATGGATAGGTATTCAAACCGAGAAATTGTTCATATTTAAATGAACAAACGCTGAATATAAAGATTCGCTTATTTTTTGTGTCTAGgtagacatttcaaaaatatttcctttTCATAACTAAcatttgacaatttaatacaatggtTTCTAAGTATTATCGTAActttaatgcaaaaaaaaaaaaacagttaaccGGAAAGCGATGCGATTACCGACGgagaacatttaatatttatttatattatttttacatttttatgatttttggtatttttcttAGACGTATAATTAGGTTCTAATTCAAAACTGAAAATTCCActcttcttgaaatatttcaatgaaattatgaaaaatattttctcttcttttaaacgtgtttggCTATAATAGATGATTaggaataatatattgattagaCACTTAGAAATAAagagaaacatattatttttgttgatttattatttcatatttgtatattctacctatatatagtgcTGATAAATATTCCTAGCATTATTTTgagagtaaaaacatttttttcatgagttttaaaatattgttgtccgCCAgtgatccaaaagataatggtttaaaataaagttgaagtcaatttcaaccagtaaatgaaataatagtgtatatattcagtaattattaggtatacaaaattcgtatatgtgtgtgtatctGACTGAGTGATGTGATTATGTGAAGGTGCCCTAGactcttttatttaatacttagatcataatattatgtatattgtaaaaggtCACGATTCACGACTGTTATAAGAGTggtttatatctatatacattgtgaatataattataatatagtataatatgcattcgcAGAGCAACaacaatatgttatgatgttgagttggtttatgagttggtaacttaagagttaaaaggcaatgtttaaatttgttatattatagatttgctAAACAacttatacattataggtaaatatgttacatattttctttgtttcatacaacaaacaaacttttaaaaacgtTCACTTGGAatttgacgactataaactgttagataaaataaaaatttatttttatttttcatggaaatgaaatatttcatgcaatatttcaagaaaaaaatcattgtataagaaaaacgattctgagcgaaaacggtcagtcagcctatgatattaacaagtatatttgatggtattattgtagataaagtaatttatatataagctatttacgtggagtcttgttttcaattttcaatccttagctataaaaattgaacattttatacatttttaactaaaaaataattattaaattataaatttgataaattttgtcaacatttgaactttaaatgcttataaaaaaaaattgtgcatatctatttttattattattcaagtgctattagaacgatatatcaggagccttctattaaattttcaagctttttaactaacaaacaaaatgttaatgatatttatagaaaaataaactaaaaaaatggaaactgaaaatgtctgtaaacagctcaaaataagtcaaaatatttggaaaatgttatattcTATAGAACATTTTATGtacttacggtcatttgtttaagaatTGAACCAAAAACCTAAtacgattttctcgaaaacagattttgcgtaaaaatccccgtttttccttaatttttcttttgtttttcacttcgtttttgaaaactactggtaaatgtttacttttgacccctccaAGGTACCAggtatattcactttcctatcagaaaagttactgttcaagaaaatccaagcatttttactgtcctaaaatgtgatgactgacacaaaaataaaaaataaaaacaaaacacacatcattataaaatcaatacattcatcgcttcgctcagaacctaaaataaaatacttgataaattaaatataataatatacacctcaAGTACTCAACAACTCAatgctaattaattatttatttgtaattaaaaataaaataacatagttaCGCAGTgttaaatcttataattttaaacggtGATTAAATATATAGcgactttatttaatattcttaattttaatactaccaGAAATgtctttttctatatatatcacAGAAGCATTTGAAAATCTATCTTGATGCATAGATGTgcgtaccaattttttttatcttcctCATAGCTGAAAAAGACCCCTTATTTTCCCCTTTAGGggttgaatttccaaaaatcctttcttaacGGACACATACAACATAATAGCTATCTGTATGCCAAATTTCAGCCCGATCCATCCAATGGTTTGAGCTGTGCGTTGATAAATCAATCAGTCAGTTTactgttctatataatatacagatgaCATCTCCGTAAATTACATATTCTAAAAATACTaataggcaataataatatttatacctgtgTTACTTCTATGCTAGGTTATCAGACTCATAGAACAATACTATACTCAATCTGTTATGCAACACGATTATAAAGAACTTATATAAAGTTCtttataatagtgtatacaACGATGTAACGGACTCAGAACTTTATGCGctgaaaaacaatgaaatatgcgcatacgtatgcactaaaaaatcgcaaatatgcatatattattttataaaaaatatatattttaaagtataattacaaaaaaaaaatattttatttatattggtttTTTAATGATTTGGAGTTGTTATACTAAATCTATTCCCagaatctaatttaaaaaaaaatcgaatttatcgaatacagtgaatataatataatgttaggtattaattagtattcatccaacatatttacaacatcacacattttttcatattatttacaataataaagtacTGCATTGATGCAGGTACCCCAAAGAGCTATGATTGGTTCTAGAAGTAAAGGATCTCCGGtgcgtaatttttgaaaatttttatacgCGATGgtccttttttaaatattttttctacgtTGGATACGGTTTTAAGAACAGCACCAAACTGATTTCGTACTTCCTCCGAAACCCTACGGAGGCCATGAGCAGCACATGTACCATTTTAGAGTAGAATGCGTTCAAATAGATTTCCCACACTTTATCATATACGgtactatttatttgtaaatcatttaatttacaatattcaattattaaaaatttgtttatttttgttgatttctaAAACGTTTTgacataaaatgcatttatatactcaaaatcttaaaatatgcaaaatcatataaatgtagtaaaatatgcaaaaatatgcaacataaattgttgtatttcaatagtATGGTTCATGAAACAAATCAGATTTGAAATATGCATCTTCCTGAGAAAGAAGCAAAtgcataaagttccgagccctgCAGTTATCACTTATTAGACAACATACGTAGGTACACTGATTATCAACTTGGCTAAAAAAtcccatatttaattttttttttaattcaataatttttttattagttggaataaagaatgaataaatttaaaaacgtagGGGGGCTTAAGTAAAACTAAAGGGGGCTAAGCCCCTtttagaccccccccccccaccaaattgcgcctatgagtTAAAcactataaatgttaaaattctaAGTGAAACCAGGCATCTATATTTGATGTTGATTGATGCTGTGTTTTTGGTAAAATTTCTGATTCACAATAACTTTATTATGGTGTATCGAATAATatgggtacctatgtatattaaatatatgcacAGAATACAGTTAACAGATAAATTATAGCTATAAAACTGTGTTTTGTATTCAAGTATATACATGCTTACAGAGAAGTTTAATCCCTAAgtgataattaactataaaataaaatcccacacagcatttgaataaatattttattacaattgtaaattaagtatttaaaattgatacaagtatacaatattgaatatataatctttttatgttgtaaccaaaatatttgtcaatgattaggtactaaatatttgaataggtaaatacatttaattgtgcaaattatgcttataaaaaaaattgtagggaAGAGTATTTCAGTCTTGGTCTATGATTATTGGTTAGTAAGTTAGATTgaacaatttaacattttccCGTGCGAACATTTCGTATTAccgttaaatacttaaatctgacataaaattctaaaataaacgACTAAAATTAGAtttcgaacaataataattttgtaagtagtaaataccatttttataacaataatgtaaatataaagttaatagtaaatataaagtAGTTATCcgatttaaaagaaatatttaattttaaacagcaTCAATCAGTACAATTTAACTGTTATTCATTTTATCTACAATCCAGTCGACAAAATATGACACCCTAGTATATACACCTGGATATTCTGGATCACCGCAGTTAAGTCCGGCGGACACAAGACCCACCAAATAATATTGACTACCACTTGGCCACATCAACGGACTTCCAGAATCTCCCTAGaaatacaatcaaaattataaataaattaaattgtcacaatacacattataaagattttaatcCGCACATGACAAGCGTCTTTTCCGTCCGATCCAGCGCATATTGTCCTATCGTCGATAATGATTTTTTTGCTGTTATAATATGCTCGTTTACATTCTGCATTATCTATCACGGGTACTTGAATTTCCATTAAGACAGAAGACAACGGTCCatctaaataatagttataatattattacatccaaatttatattataatatatttaaaataatatgacgtaggTTGATACTCTTTATGTAAGGTATTGGTTGACTTACTAAGTGATTTGGAACCCCATCCAGCAACAAACGGTGCAGAGTCTAATAACTTGTTTGATCTATGATGCGATAAGACTGGCAAACAGATGGGTTGAATGAACTCTGTATAAAAAAAGAGTTAAGTGCAATACACACGGgagcagataatattatgtgcaatttATGTATATGTCTGGTatatgtttttgcatattttggatgaaatgcatattattgcatatattgaataaaatgaatattattgtacattttgattataagaatgcgaaaaataaatgttttatagtaaattttataatacttggttatttgtcaaacataaattttatttttataaatacaatcctatggtacaataggtatgcgataaaagattaaataatttgacattcaCTTTcgaaaatttgacaaaataggtgatcgtagcatgtaacactcgtagtgaatgtgaattattttaaaataaaattattttttttctcaattatattatattaaggcaCCCGacgccgatgccattttgtcctcaaaaatatattctgcgggaataatgataccaccttatagaatcaaccaaatttcataattttttattaaattgctagagagaaatattctacagcccgcatcgatctctgtttttcaatatttcattctcaaactttataatatgtctaaaaaaatacaagataaaaagcattttttttacaaattttttaatacaattatttgaaataaaatacaaaatcagagattggtgtgggctgtaggaagtcttcttctttcagataaaaaaaagtcatcagaatccgacaattctacaaagcttgagcgttattcccgtaaagtcgtttttttcgatataatacaccctatcaactccccccccccctaaataggtatcagttagtgtaaaagtcttataattgaagtggcaactaaaatataaaatttaattttcaaattttatagaattgtaaaaaatttgaaaaactggtaaCGTGACCCTAAAGACGAACAGCTAAACACTGATGTATttcaacaaaacaatattttttttgtagctatatttttgtatttatcttataaaaatttaaatgcatatttttgcatattttggtaaataaaatgcatattttaccgttttttattgcatacaaatcctagccctgctAATGACTATAAATActctatatttatttgatattcttTAACAagaataataacgataataataataataaaaccaataagAGGTTTTTGCAagtgtacaacaatattttacgaCATTTATCTAGCATTAAATGAGTTTATTGAAATGTGTAGGCTCTTTGAAGTtaccctataatattatgtgataaatttcaaatacctatcAGCGATATCGGTAGGATTACTTTAAGGTATACAGGACACGGGACGAAATCTCATCAGTTGATGACAAAAGTTTCTTAGAATTTAAGTCAAATTTGACTCATTGCGATGGGTGATTATCGACGGTGGATAGTTTTTGTACTATTCATTAATTAGGATtgatatatagataggtacatatatggACCATGATTCTGATTTAATCAAACTGTGAAAGCCAGTAGCGCAACTACGGTGGTTACCTTTCCATTTAAAGACCACTACCAGACGAAATATTGAACACATTCGCTTCTATCGATAGACTTCTATCAATaacactttaaattttaatattataaaatatttactataaaaagaTGTGTCAACATTTTTTCTCTAATAGTTGGTAGGTATGATTGTGATATAAGGACTGGGTTTTAAtggaaaagtattttttttacaatttaccgAGAATTAATTTGATTCGAAATGTTGACGTTTTGTTATGTGTAAAATCTAtagtaaaatgttgtatttcatatttttgcaTACTTGGATAAAAATGTCTATCAATtgcatatttctatataattgcAAACATAAACGTTGCATTTTTTGTAAATagttgatgaattttttttatttttagctcTGATTcacaaaatgtgtttattttttaaaaatgattattgttttttttaattaatattatatcgtttcaaGTCACCAAAAATGTTGGGggtttatatttgatataataataattgttcttgTTGTTTTGGTGTTGACACTCGTCAtcagaaaaaatagtattaatattctaaaaatagacaATTTTCATgggaatatgttttttttatgaaatattttcacTATAAAAGGTACAAATTACCTacactacctacttaatataattttaagctgAAAATTACTATCGGTCATTTAAATACGTCTACACATTGCCCTCTAAATCTGGCCTACACATTATATAAGacgtatacaataaaatgtcactataatattgtagtcgTGTTactaagaaatatattatatcgatgacAACATATTAGTtaagattaaaaaatacttaccatTGAATGTAAcacttttttctaattttaataatgcaatATCATTGATGTATGATTGTTGTTCGTTATATTGTTCATGTACCATGATATGTGAAATTGAAATATCTATTGGTTCAGACCCATCATTTACATTAGAATCTAAGTTCAAATCACCTAAACGTACAGTAACCCTGAAAAACTCAACAATTTGAATCTACGATATTTGATAGGTTTaggtaagtaaatataaaatatataacataataaaatgtcttaatattaaacaaatattgaaatttaatgttatttgatAAACAATCATTAAACAACATTAATTTGacagtaactaaaaaaaaaaaataaaaatgttttatattagtttGAATTAATACCGTGTccaagatattataaataaacttaatttcaAGAAATTCGGTTATAAGACAAACTGGTGTTTCAAAAACACTGCACTGGTGTGTATCAGAGATATGTTTTGGCAAAACTGTTGTGTAAAAACTGACACCGCAAGAAAATCCACAAAATAATccggtgtataaaaaatgacataatatttaaaactccTATAAGTTCGGATAACGCGCGTAGAACGGTGTCAAtaggttcgtggtataaatagcttaaaatcagtataaatattttgtgaattttactctgtacggaaaataataatacacctaaACAGTGAATATTTCGTATGGGGAGAGTCACACACACGGTACACCTTTCACAGAACTGACGCTGTCCGAAGCAGTAACAAGTACCTACCGCCGACGCTCATTGCTATCAATCGTCATTTAGGGACACCTATAGGTATACAGCTCAGGCGTAGCCATTTTCGACTAAATCAAAgggtttaatatttactttctaGTTTCTGTAACAAATGTCGAAAACTATTAAAAGACAATGGAAGGGTACGATCTTGGTCGAAAGGGGTCTCGCCCAAGGCCCAACAGCGTGACTTAGTCGATTCTCACACCTTATATCCGTTAACGGGCCCGGTAggaacaaaaaatgtaatgttttgtttacaacacattttgatataatgataatatattaatatgcttatatCAATGAATAGATTAACCTatggtttacaataatattaatacattgttatattaaatgtaggttGATCGTTGATATACCATGgatgttaacataaatatatagtcataaaaCGAGTAGGTATACTTTATGAACAAAAGGGTCATAATTAGATATTCTAGCATTTCAAAGactagagaaaaaaattaagtatccccccccccccccacacacacactaacaaaaaaaacatttttctagcTACGGCACTGCTAAGGGGTAAGCACGGATCGGCAACAAAGGCCGTGATTTGTGTCGTTCTAAACTCTGGTCATAATATAATCGATTAGTTTCAataatatgcacataatattCTTGACTTaaaattgagtttaaaaaaataatgacatacGATAATCATTAGgtagataatatgtaaaatattgtaaataaaaagaaagaattttaaactaatttttggattttaatgaacatattaatattatgatatgtacctatacttacaatatttgttttgaagAATTGACGGCGCAGTGGGCAGCTGTTAATACGTATCTGTCTGATATCAAGGCCCCACCACACATccacatataatatagacttaACCAacccaattttatttttgtaaatctgTACCCAAGGGCTACTACCCAGGGCCAAGCACCTACAAATAAggaaaaatcaataattgtaattatacttgaataaaactatatatatgtacaggtgatgtaaagttaaaaaaaaataatcacgcaaacaaattacaatttaattttttttaaacatttacctAATTCACTTGGCATTCCTCCAAGAATTCGAACGTCACTAGTATTAGTCCGACCACAAGTTTTTTGTGAAGGCAATTTAATCGACGAAACTGTTTCGTAGACTGTTGACcctgatgaataattttttgagataaaccaaaaaataaaatatacaattataggtacctaataaataacaacattatgaagttgaaaaaaaaactaaccatTATTATTGGATTGTGCAGATAATACAGTCTGGAACACGAAGACcatgcaaataataaatattgttttgtccatattaaatttagaagacgtataggtacctaagtaaaaaaatataaaacagaattgcaaaaacttaataataataatatacgaaaaatgattctgagcgaagtcggtttgtcagcctaggatatttgatattatatgtattttttattattaataccatagccggtaagttgaattaatattatttgcatattaatatatttgtatatattcatcaaataatatactttagaagtttcatttttttttaattacaaggaAATAACTAAAATCCATATTCTTGGACTTTGGTTATTTAATACGTTTTAAactatttgtttattgtttaaatacttACTGGTTACATGTTACATGTATGAACTCCTTTCATGgaatcttattttaaatatttaatcctaAGAtacaaaatcattaattttataaattattaactgcaaatattttgtaaattttgtcaaaatttgatttttaaatgcttataacaaaAATCTTGccgatgtattttaaatatttgtaaactgCTGTAACAATGTGTGAGGatccttgtattaatttttcaagcttttcgaCCCAACAAATAGAtatgtattgacatttataaaaaaaaaaactaaaataattttaaattttaaatgttaataagagaaaatattttgaaaattttatcgagtatagtaaatgataaaataaatatttagtgtaattttcatgtatctacggttattacttattggatAACAtctaaataagaaaatcattttatgataatttgttaatttacgtaTCAATATCTTTAACTTCAAAcgttcgtaaaaatttaatttgatcttctggcatagttttttttatatcttaactGTAGGAAAACTTTAGTGGTATCCTGTAATATGTTATCAAAGCTAagatataaatagaaacatttaaattaatttccaactcaaaataatttatcaattttcgtgattttaatgaattttgtcaatattttaacttcaaacgtttataaaaattgtgGATTTACtctctaaatttttttaatttaaaataacaacttatgtagaactttgtattacatttcaaagtttttttaccaaacataaaatatttttaaaaagctaATATATCTCGTAATTttcttatgaatataaatagtcaaaaagagtaaaaatatttctaacaatGTATGGTTgtagtatagatataggtatgtatGAAATAGAAATGGCTAACATACAGTGAAAaattcatgtatctacagtaatttttttaagaattactacaaaaaacaaaatagattttatcgaaaaccgattttgcgtaaatattcctgttttttcttaatttttattgtttttcctggtgcttttgaaaactaatgggaattttaaatttttacctcctcTATGTACCAACAAGAGTTACCAACGGTTTCCCaccaaaaaatgttgaaaatcaaaatattattttgactataCTTATCATGTAATATAGAcacggaaaaataaaaaaatataaaataaaacacaaatcattgaAAGATCAATACATTCGTATATACATTCATcattccgctcagaatctaaaacaatatatttataaatagcaaTCTAATTCCTTAACaagatatatattgtatatattgaaCAATTAGTAAAACTTCGTTAATTTAAGTATCATTCTTCAAAAGTTCAAAAACCATTATAACACTTAAtcttataacaatacataatatggcataaactaaaaaataaatatctctaCCCggcccaaaaatatattaatgtaaaaaaaatttacatttaggacaaaataattaataactatttcgTTTTAtgtgtgaaaattaaatattatggaaatgtatgaaagtttaaacattttgcaatcaaataatatacctataagctTAATACAAATCAGggtttgcatttgaaaaaaaaatttcgttttatgttatttacaattaaaacgttactcAATTTTTGAG
This genomic window from Metopolophium dirhodum isolate CAU chromosome 1, ASM1992520v1, whole genome shotgun sequence contains:
- the LOC132938777 gene encoding venom protease-like encodes the protein YSSGSTVYETVSSIKLPSQKTCGRTNTSDVRILGGMPSELGAWPWVVALGYRFTKIKLGWLSLYYMWMCGGALISDRYVLTAAHCAVNSSKQILVTVRLGDLNLDSNVNDGSEPIDISISHIMVHEQYNEQQSYINDIALLKLEKSVTFNEFIQPICLPVLSHHRSNKLLDSAPFVAGWGSKSLNGPLSSVLMEIQVPVIDNAECKRAYYNSKKIIIDDRTICAGSDGKDACHGDSGSPLMWPSGSQYYLVGLVSAGLNCGDPEYPGVYTRVSYFVDWIVDKMNNS